Within the Pseudomonas oryzae genome, the region CCATCATCATCACCAGCACGGCGATGACGATCGCAGCGACCATCACCGGCACGTTCGACACCAGGCCGACCGCGGTGATCACCGAGTCCAGCGAGAAGATGATGTCGATCACCGCGATCTGCAGGATCACGCCCATGAAGGCGGCCTTCTTCACGCTGCCGTCCTCGTTCGCTTCCTCCTCGCCCTCGACGCTGTGCCAGATCTCCATGGTGCTCTTGAACAGCAGGAACAGGCCACCGAAGAACAGGATCAGGTCACGGCCGGACACACCCTGGCCGAGCACGGTGAACAGGTCGGCGGTCAGGCGCATCACCCAGGCGATCGACAGCAGCAGCAGGATGCGCGTGCCCATGGCCAGCGCCAGGCCGAAGAAGCGCGCCTTCGGTTGCTGCTCCTTGGGCAGGCGGCCGACCAGGATCGAGATGAAGATGATGTTGTCGATGCCGAGGACGATTTCCAGGGCGGTGAGGGTGAGGAAAGCAACCCAGATTTCCGGGCTCGTCAGCCATTCCATGATGGTTTCAGGTCTCGCTTTGGATGATGGTTGTGGTGGGATGGGGTTCGGTCCCGCGCCAGCGGCGCACGACCTTCTGGAAGAACAAGCTGTTGGGGATCTGCACCAGCGCGCCGCTGCCGGCCTCGGCATCCTCCTCGAGGGTGGTGTACAGCAGGTTGATGGCGATCACCCGGCCCTTGGCGCCGGGCTTGTCGGCCGCCTCGACGACCTCGACCCGATCGCCCAGGCGGAACGGGCCGACGGTGAAGATCAGTACCGCGCAGAACAGGTTGGACAGCACGCTCCACACGGCGAAGAAGGCCACCGCGGCCACCGCGACGAAGCCGGAGAAGGCCGCCCACAGCACCGCGGCGGACACGCCGAGGTGTTCCAGGGCGAGCATCAGCGCGCTGCCCATGATCAGCCAGCGCAGTGCGCCGCGCAG harbors:
- a CDS encoding TerC family protein, coding for MEWLTSPEIWVAFLTLTALEIVLGIDNIIFISILVGRLPKEQQPKARFFGLALAMGTRILLLLSIAWVMRLTADLFTVLGQGVSGRDLILFFGGLFLLFKSTMEIWHSVEGEEEANEDGSVKKAAFMGVILQIAVIDIIFSLDSVITAVGLVSNVPVMVAAIVIAVLVMMMAAGTISDFIEKHPSLKILALSFLIVVGTLLVAEAFEVHVPKAYVYFAMAFSLGVEALNIRMRTAMKRKLKEPVKLHKDLPD
- a CDS encoding mechanosensitive ion channel family protein translates to MKAWLAQWLGEWSETLLFGVQVLLILLAGYVLQRLVARGLTRVAQRYQLPGELLLPLRGALRWLIMGSALMLALEHLGVSAAVLWAAFSGFVAVAAVAFFAVWSVLSNLFCAVLIFTVGPFRLGDRVEVVEAADKPGAKGRVIAINLLYTTLEEDAEAGSGALVQIPNSLFFQKVVRRWRGTEPHPTTTIIQSET